A region of Mesorhizobium australicum DNA encodes the following proteins:
- a CDS encoding DUF7146 domain-containing protein, with product MTGSASELARRLGEDAEAVCREYLSNGYRSGNHWIVGDVRNTRGRSMHVRLKANVKGPAGKWVDEATSEFGDLLDVIRESCGLVEFREIADEARRFLALPRPQPLVSDQSRQAAAARGSPEAALRLFAMSQSIAGTLAERYLAGRGILLTACERALRFHPGCYYRDLVTGETQMLPALIAAVTDIEGRITGLQRTWLDPAGNGKAQLAAPRRSLGNLLGNAIWLGLESGAPVPVMAAGEGFETMASLRTVMPSLPVAAATSANHLAGLTFPPGCRRLYIAADADAAGRHGIERLSQRAGEAGILALALRPRLGDFNDDLRHLGPGHLAAWLGDQLAPDDARVLLPSA from the coding sequence GCTGGCACGCCGTCTCGGCGAAGATGCCGAGGCGGTGTGCCGCGAATATCTCTCCAATGGGTATCGCTCCGGCAACCACTGGATCGTCGGTGATGTCCGCAACACGCGCGGCCGCTCCATGCATGTGCGCCTCAAGGCTAACGTCAAAGGTCCGGCAGGCAAATGGGTGGACGAGGCTACGTCCGAATTCGGCGATCTGCTCGATGTGATCCGCGAAAGCTGCGGCCTGGTCGAGTTCCGCGAGATCGCCGACGAGGCCCGCCGATTTCTCGCCCTGCCGCGCCCGCAGCCGCTGGTCTCCGACCAGTCCCGCCAGGCTGCCGCGGCACGCGGCTCCCCTGAGGCCGCGCTACGCCTGTTCGCCATGTCGCAGTCGATCGCCGGCACGCTGGCCGAACGCTATCTTGCCGGCCGCGGTATTCTCCTGACCGCGTGTGAGCGCGCCCTGCGCTTCCACCCGGGCTGCTACTACCGAGACCTCGTGACCGGCGAGACGCAGATGCTCCCAGCTCTGATTGCCGCAGTCACCGACATCGAGGGGCGGATCACCGGCCTGCAGCGCACCTGGCTCGACCCGGCTGGCAATGGCAAGGCGCAACTCGCCGCTCCTCGCCGCTCGCTCGGCAACCTTCTCGGCAACGCCATCTGGCTCGGCCTGGAGTCTGGTGCTCCCGTGCCGGTCATGGCCGCCGGCGAGGGTTTCGAGACGATGGCCTCACTCCGGACCGTGATGCCTTCGTTGCCTGTGGCCGCTGCCACCTCGGCCAATCACCTTGCCGGCCTGACCTTCCCGCCTGGCTGCCGTCGCCTCTACATCGCGGCCGATGCAGATGCCGCCGGCCGGCATGGCATCGAGCGTCTCAGCCAGCGCGCAGGCGAGGCCGGAATCCTCGCTCTGGCATTGCGGCCGCGGCTCGGCGACTTCAACGACGATCTGCGCCATCTCGGCCCCGGCCATCTCGCGGCATGGCTCGGTGATCAGCTCGCCCCGGACGATGCCCGTGTCTTGCTGCCGTCCGCATGA
- a CDS encoding IS6 family transposase: MFKGRQFDQSVILLCVRWYLAYSLSLRDLEEMMAERGIAVDHTTIHRWTVRFAPLLLERFNRRKRGVTGRWHIDETYIKVRGQWMYLYRAIDSVGDTVEFWFSEQRDLPSAKRFFRKTLARHGRPDRVVIDGSQTNHEAIVSCDTTNRLQDRSRRRLKPIEIRKSKYLNNRIEQDHRRIKRRVRPMLGFKSQGSAAIILSGIEMVHMMRKRQARYAFNPNPSLAEQFAILAA, encoded by the coding sequence ATGTTCAAGGGCCGCCAGTTCGACCAGTCCGTGATCCTGCTTTGCGTGCGCTGGTACCTGGCCTACAGTCTGAGCCTGCGTGATCTAGAAGAGATGATGGCCGAGCGGGGCATTGCCGTCGACCACACGACCATTCACCGTTGGACCGTCCGTTTCGCACCACTACTGCTGGAGCGGTTCAACCGGCGCAAGCGGGGCGTGACCGGCAGATGGCATATAGACGAGACCTACATCAAGGTCCGTGGCCAGTGGATGTACCTTTACCGTGCCATCGACAGTGTCGGCGATACGGTCGAATTCTGGTTCAGCGAGCAGCGCGACTTGCCGTCGGCCAAGCGGTTTTTCCGGAAGACACTGGCACGTCATGGCCGGCCCGACCGCGTCGTCATCGATGGTAGTCAGACCAACCACGAGGCTATCGTTTCCTGCGACACCACAAATCGCTTGCAAGATCGCTCCCGACGCCGGCTGAAGCCGATCGAAATACGCAAGAGTAAATACTTGAATAATCGGATTGAACAGGATCATCGGCGCATCAAACGCCGCGTCCGGCCAATGCTTGGCTTCAAATCACAGGGATCAGCCGCGATCATCCTGTCCGGCATCGAGATGGTTCATATGATGCGCAAGCGACAGGCGAGATACGCCTTCAATCCGAATCCGTCCCTGGCCGAGCAGTTCGCAATTCTTGCCGCATAA
- a CDS encoding tyrosine-type recombinase/integrase — protein MLSRDEVARLLNATTCLKHQAALSVAYGAGLRVAEVSTLKVADIDSERMLLRVERGKGG, from the coding sequence GTGCTGAGCCGCGACGAGGTCGCCCGTCTCCTCAACGCCACCACCTGCCTCAAGCACCAGGCCGCGCTGTCGGTCGCTTATGGCGCGGGCTTGCGCGTCGCCGAGGTGTCGACGCTGAAGGTCGCCGACATCGACAGCGAGCGCATGCTGCTGCGTGTCGAGCGCGGCAAGGGCGGGTGA
- a CDS encoding phage integrase N-terminal SAM-like domain-containing protein, which translates to MTHPALDTPISPLRQRLIDDMNMRRFSRETQRNYLRDVGRFATFVGRPPDTATSDDLRRFQIEQQEDGVPVPTMNSIVSALRFFLRIRSIVPIWRTSSFVWRIRAGCRWC; encoded by the coding sequence ATGACCCACCCCGCTCTCGATACCCCTATCAGCCCGTTGCGCCAGCGGCTGATCGACGACATGAACATGCGGCGTTTCTCACGGGAGACGCAGCGCAACTACCTCCGTGATGTCGGGCGGTTCGCGACCTTCGTTGGCCGACCGCCTGATACGGCCACGTCCGACGACCTGCGCCGGTTCCAGATCGAGCAGCAGGAGGACGGCGTTCCCGTGCCGACGATGAACAGCATCGTGTCGGCACTGCGCTTCTTCTTACGCATACGATCGATCGTCCCGATCTGGCGCACAAGCTCGTTCGTCTGGCGCATCCGCGCAGGCTGCCGGTGGTGCTGA
- a CDS encoding proline iminopeptidase-family hydrolase → MWREMEPDERIEVAVDGYKVIAYSFGSGDDVLFLLNGGPGLPCDYVRDSHSCLVDEGYRVVAFDQLGCGASDRPTDPALWTIERYVAETETVRQALRLGRVHLLGQSWGGWLGIEYALTHPEALKSLILENTAADMPHLVSELARLRGALGPETVAMMQAHEADGSIDHPEYQAAITLLNYRHVCRLAHWPAPVLRSVNDWNMGPYGTMQGPNEFLYTGNLKDWNRVPDLHRIELPVLITVGRHDELTPACAMRMKLHLKDAELHVFPNSSHLPFFEEPAAYYPVLVDFLGRNRNRR, encoded by the coding sequence ATGTGGCGAGAGATGGAGCCGGACGAGCGCATCGAGGTCGCCGTCGACGGCTACAAGGTGATCGCTTATTCCTTCGGCAGCGGCGACGACGTGCTGTTCCTGCTGAACGGCGGACCCGGATTGCCCTGCGACTATGTCCGCGATTCGCACAGCTGCCTGGTCGATGAAGGCTACAGGGTCGTCGCCTTCGATCAGCTCGGCTGCGGAGCATCGGACCGCCCGACCGACCCGGCGCTGTGGACCATCGAGCGCTACGTCGCGGAGACCGAAACGGTGCGCCAAGCGCTGAGGCTCGGCCGCGTCCACCTGCTCGGACAATCCTGGGGCGGGTGGCTCGGCATCGAATACGCGCTGACCCACCCGGAGGCGCTGAAATCGCTGATCCTGGAGAACACCGCGGCCGACATGCCGCATCTCGTCAGCGAGCTCGCGCGACTGCGCGGGGCGCTCGGGCCGGAGACCGTGGCCATGATGCAGGCGCACGAGGCGGACGGCAGCATCGACCATCCGGAATACCAGGCGGCGATCACGCTGCTGAACTACCGCCACGTCTGCCGCCTCGCTCACTGGCCGGCGCCGGTGCTGCGCTCCGTGAACGACTGGAACATGGGTCCCTATGGCACCATGCAGGGGCCCAACGAGTTCCTGTATACCGGCAACCTCAAGGACTGGAACCGGGTGCCGGACCTGCACCGGATCGAGCTTCCCGTGCTGATCACGGTCGGCCGCCACGATGAACTCACGCCGGCCTGCGCGATGCGCATGAAGCTGCACCTGAAGGACGCCGAGCTGCACGTCTTCCCGAATTCCAGCCACCTGCCGTTCTTCGAGGAGCCGGCGGCTTATTACCCTGTCCTGGTCGATTTTCTCGGTCGAAATCGGAACAGGCGGTAA
- a CDS encoding N,N-dimethylformamidase beta subunit family domain-containing protein, with translation MKKILGYSDKLSVRPGETLSFMVSCSEAERFEASIVRLIHGDVNPAGPGYKEERLATESDGAYPGRKQEILSGSYVVVPHSPLFDQLASFTVQVMAWPTTPGTRRQSLISLWDVATKSGFVLGIDEAGALSLRIGDGSGKVEQVSSGKPMLSREWYLAAASFDAASGTVCLYQQPMAEYGLTDDRAEVSTTTAVKPGRVRGPLMMAGCRGGELKGRIRAADKYNGKLDSPILSNVPLSRLQIEQALAGTLPDRLASAILARWDFAREITTETVVDLSGNRLNGETVNLPARGMKGYNWSGREMSWRHAPEEYGAIHFHDDDLYDSGWDVDFELTVPDSFRSGIYAAHVRTEGGEDYIPFVVRPKHGTRKAKIAFLVPTASYMAYANDHMALDFSVTQLAIGRVIVVSDKDSLLQEHPEYGLSCYDVHSDGSGVCYSSRLRPIVDMRPKVEGALGGTGSSLWQFNADLHITDWLETKGFDFDCITDEDLHYEGLSALSGYNTILTGSHPEYWSKQMWNTLDGYKKLGGRLMYMGGNGWYWRIAYHQTKPGVIEVRRAEDGIRSWEAVPGEYYHSFTGEFGGLWRRQGLPPQMVAGTGFTAQGFDISSYFRRTKESFDPRASFIFEGIGDEELIGDFGLIGGGAAGLELDRADRLLGTPPNALIVAASENHTGVYYVVCDEMLTNRPGLSGPDNPLVRADMVFYETPAGGAVFSTSSIAWSGSLSHNGYDNNVSRITENVLRRFVDDTPF, from the coding sequence TTGAAAAAGATCCTGGGTTATTCCGACAAGCTCAGCGTCCGGCCGGGGGAGACGCTCTCCTTCATGGTCAGCTGCAGCGAAGCGGAGCGTTTCGAGGCGTCCATCGTTCGCTTAATCCACGGCGACGTGAACCCGGCGGGCCCAGGCTACAAGGAAGAGCGCCTGGCGACGGAAAGCGACGGAGCCTATCCCGGCCGCAAGCAGGAGATCCTGTCGGGGTCCTACGTGGTGGTTCCGCACAGCCCGCTCTTTGATCAGCTCGCCTCCTTTACGGTGCAGGTGATGGCTTGGCCGACGACGCCGGGAACCCGCCGCCAGTCGCTGATCTCGCTCTGGGATGTAGCGACAAAGAGCGGGTTCGTGCTCGGTATCGACGAAGCCGGTGCGCTGTCGCTGCGGATCGGCGATGGGTCCGGCAAGGTGGAGCAGGTCAGCAGCGGAAAGCCGATGCTCTCCCGCGAGTGGTATCTCGCGGCGGCATCCTTCGACGCCGCGTCCGGCACGGTGTGCCTCTACCAGCAGCCGATGGCCGAATACGGGCTCACGGACGATCGCGCCGAGGTGTCCACGACAACGGCCGTCAAGCCTGGCCGGGTGCGCGGGCCGCTGATGATGGCCGGCTGCCGGGGCGGGGAATTGAAAGGACGCATCCGCGCCGCCGACAAATACAATGGCAAGCTCGACAGCCCGATCCTCAGCAATGTCCCGCTCAGCCGCCTGCAGATCGAGCAGGCGCTGGCCGGCACCCTGCCGGATCGCTTGGCGTCGGCGATCCTCGCGCGGTGGGATTTCGCGCGGGAGATCACAACGGAGACCGTGGTGGACCTGTCCGGCAATCGCCTGAACGGCGAGACCGTCAATCTGCCGGCCCGCGGCATGAAAGGCTACAACTGGAGCGGCCGGGAGATGTCCTGGCGCCACGCCCCCGAAGAATACGGGGCGATCCATTTCCACGACGACGATCTCTACGATTCCGGTTGGGACGTGGATTTCGAGCTGACGGTGCCGGACAGTTTCAGGAGCGGCATTTATGCAGCGCATGTGCGCACCGAGGGGGGTGAGGACTACATCCCATTCGTCGTTCGCCCGAAACACGGGACGAGGAAGGCGAAGATCGCTTTCCTGGTGCCGACGGCGAGCTACATGGCCTACGCCAACGACCATATGGCCCTCGACTTCTCCGTCACGCAGCTGGCCATCGGTCGTGTGATCGTCGTGTCCGACAAGGACAGCCTGCTGCAGGAGCATCCGGAATACGGGCTCTCCTGCTACGACGTGCATTCCGACGGCAGCGGCGTCTGCTATTCTTCACGGCTGAGGCCAATCGTCGACATGCGCCCGAAAGTCGAGGGCGCTCTGGGCGGCACCGGTTCGTCGCTCTGGCAGTTCAATGCCGACCTCCACATCACCGATTGGCTGGAGACCAAGGGTTTCGATTTCGACTGCATCACCGACGAGGACCTGCACTACGAAGGCCTCTCGGCGCTGTCGGGCTACAACACCATCCTGACGGGAAGCCATCCCGAATACTGGTCGAAGCAGATGTGGAACACTCTCGACGGCTACAAGAAGCTGGGCGGGCGCCTCATGTATATGGGCGGCAATGGCTGGTACTGGAGGATCGCCTATCACCAGACCAAGCCCGGCGTCATCGAGGTTCGCCGGGCCGAGGACGGCATTCGCTCCTGGGAAGCTGTCCCCGGCGAATACTATCACAGCTTCACCGGCGAGTTCGGCGGCCTATGGCGCCGCCAGGGGCTGCCGCCGCAGATGGTCGCCGGAACCGGCTTCACGGCGCAGGGCTTCGATATCTCGTCCTATTTTCGCCGCACCAAGGAAAGCTTCGACCCGCGCGCCAGCTTCATCTTCGAGGGGATTGGGGACGAGGAACTCATCGGCGATTTCGGTCTGATCGGCGGCGGAGCGGCAGGGCTTGAGCTCGACCGTGCCGACCGCCTGCTCGGCACCCCGCCGAACGCGCTCATCGTCGCGGCGTCGGAGAACCATACTGGCGTCTACTACGTCGTTTGCGACGAGATGCTGACTAACCGGCCGGGACTTTCCGGACCGGACAACCCGCTGGTCCGCGCCGACATGGTTTTCTACGAGACGCCGGCCGGCGGCGCGGTGTTCTCGACCAGCTCCATCGCCTGGTCCGGGAGCTTGTCGCACAACGGCTACGACAACAACGTCTCGCGCATCACCGAGAACGTGCTGCGGCGGTTCGTCGACGATACGCCCTTCTGA
- a CDS encoding aminotransferase — MNLIAPAPDRTSAFLHPFSDLGSLQQDGPSVMTEGDGIYVRDESGKRYIEGNSGLWNAVLGFSDSRLADAASEQYRRLPAYHAFFGRVPETSARLARRLVDIAPVPMARVFFANSGSEANDTVVKMLWMLARAEGRPQRRKLLSRRGAYHGTTVMGTSLTGKDYVRAFGLPPEGVIFLTCPHYWREGRAGESEADFLDRLVAELEQTIVREGADTIAGMIAEPIMGAGGVIPPVAGYFAAIQPVLRRHHIPLVADEVISGFGRTGSLWGSQTYGVEPDLIIASKCITAGYFPMSAVMVSAEFDDRLTAASQEFGEFPHGFTTGAHPVGCAIALTVLDILLNRGVLDHLAGIIPAFQSRLRSFAGHPLIGEARGVGLMGALDVVADKPTKAPFPSDFEVGERIAKAAFRRGLIIRPLGNSVIFAPPFIMTRSEIDTMFDIVQATLDEVLEGLRA; from the coding sequence ATGAATCTGATCGCCCCTGCTCCGGACCGCACCTCCGCATTCCTGCACCCCTTCTCGGATCTCGGATCGCTGCAGCAGGACGGGCCGTCGGTCATGACGGAGGGCGACGGCATCTATGTCCGTGACGAGAGCGGCAAGCGCTATATCGAGGGCAATTCCGGGCTCTGGAATGCCGTGCTCGGCTTCAGCGACAGCCGGTTGGCGGATGCGGCAAGCGAGCAGTATCGCCGTCTGCCGGCATATCATGCCTTCTTCGGACGCGTGCCCGAAACCTCCGCCAGGCTGGCCCGCCGGCTTGTCGATATCGCACCGGTGCCGATGGCGCGGGTGTTCTTCGCCAATTCCGGATCGGAAGCCAACGACACCGTTGTCAAGATGCTTTGGATGCTGGCGCGGGCGGAAGGCCGGCCGCAGCGGCGCAAGCTGTTGTCGCGGCGAGGCGCCTACCACGGCACCACCGTCATGGGGACGAGCCTGACGGGAAAGGATTATGTACGGGCCTTTGGCCTGCCGCCCGAAGGCGTCATCTTCCTGACCTGCCCGCATTACTGGCGCGAGGGTCGAGCCGGCGAGAGCGAGGCCGATTTCCTCGATCGGCTCGTGGCCGAGCTCGAACAGACGATCGTCCGGGAAGGCGCCGACACGATAGCCGGCATGATCGCCGAGCCGATCATGGGTGCCGGCGGGGTCATTCCACCCGTGGCCGGCTACTTCGCGGCGATCCAACCGGTGCTGCGGCGTCATCACATTCCGCTCGTGGCCGACGAGGTCATTTCGGGGTTCGGGCGCACCGGCTCGCTGTGGGGATCGCAGACCTACGGCGTCGAGCCCGACCTGATCATCGCCTCCAAGTGCATTACCGCCGGCTATTTCCCGATGTCGGCCGTGATGGTATCGGCCGAATTCGACGACCGGCTGACCGCGGCCTCGCAGGAATTCGGCGAGTTCCCGCACGGCTTCACCACCGGGGCGCATCCGGTCGGCTGCGCTATCGCCCTGACGGTCCTCGATATCCTCCTTAACCGCGGCGTTCTCGACCACCTGGCGGGAATCATCCCGGCTTTCCAGTCCCGGCTCCGCAGCTTCGCCGGCCACCCGCTCATCGGCGAGGCGCGCGGTGTCGGCCTGATGGGGGCGTTGGACGTGGTCGCGGACAAGCCCACCAAAGCGCCTTTCCCGTCCGATTTCGAAGTCGGCGAGCGGATCGCCAAGGCAGCTTTCAGGCGCGGGCTTATCATCCGTCCGCTCGGAAATTCGGTCATCTTCGCGCCACCCTTCATCATGACGAGGTCGGAGATCGACACCATGTTCGATATCGTCCAGGCGACGCTGGACGAGGTGTTGGAAGGCCTGCGGGCATGA
- a CDS encoding winged helix-turn-helix domain-containing protein, producing the protein MKAVAGKLRSATSTQIRIAEALLESVAAQRLQPGDHITEASVAAMFGVSRSPVRAALAILTAKGVLEQRANRGYFVRRGVKPLAKSGIKLPQSEVEALSLTIARDWFCGRVPENFQESELRRRYGVGQLRFARVLLALAEDGVEGERITPVAGIPPILHGPSSFCAFAPRCEFAAEFCKTQRPAPVLCERGPVLCMRMDHVLRETTLRRVHA; encoded by the coding sequence ATGAAAGCAGTCGCAGGGAAGCTTCGATCCGCCACGTCCACGCAAATCCGTATCGCTGAGGCGCTGTTGGAATCGGTTGCCGCGCAGCGTCTCCAACCGGGAGATCACATCACCGAAGCGTCCGTTGCGGCGATGTTCGGCGTCTCCCGCTCGCCCGTTCGCGCCGCGCTGGCGATTCTGACCGCGAAGGGTGTTCTCGAGCAGCGGGCCAATCGCGGCTATTTCGTGAGACGCGGGGTGAAGCCGCTCGCCAAGAGCGGCATCAAGCTGCCGCAGAGCGAAGTCGAAGCACTCAGCCTGACTATCGCGCGCGACTGGTTCTGCGGGCGTGTTCCCGAGAACTTCCAGGAGAGTGAGCTCCGGCGCCGATACGGCGTCGGGCAGCTCCGCTTCGCGCGTGTGCTGCTGGCCCTGGCTGAAGACGGCGTCGAGGGAGAGCGTATCACGCCGGTTGCCGGCATTCCGCCGATCCTGCATGGTCCAAGCTCCTTCTGCGCTTTTGCGCCCCGCTGCGAGTTTGCCGCCGAGTTCTGCAAGACTCAGCGCCCCGCGCCGGTGCTGTGTGAAAGAGGGCCGGTCCTGTGCATGCGCATGGACCATGTCCTCCGCGAAACGACGCTGAGACGAGTGCACGCATGA
- a CDS encoding ATP-binding cassette domain-containing protein: MSVTPDAPVLALKGVSVRFTSGMPWARRSVDALSDIDLEIAAGETLGVVGESGSGKTTLGRLALGLLAPDSGQVEFAGNRVERRQGYPKGAVAAVLQHPQWSLNPRLRIGTSIGEPIAVLKRTPRAELAEAVATMLDLVGLDPRMAKRYPHELSGGQRQRASIARALVTRPKFIVFDEATSALDVSMQAQILNLVLSLQEKIGFAAMFISHDLAAVRYVAWTVAVLYAGKLMEKTASRVLYRSAHHPYTRCLQQASGLIDQPTYRLNPGQRPASEVGCVLRNRCPMAIPICSDLPPPLHQQNGGLVACHRAEELASAA, encoded by the coding sequence ATGAGCGTCACGCCGGACGCGCCGGTGCTGGCCCTCAAAGGCGTCAGCGTCCGATTCACCAGCGGAATGCCCTGGGCGCGCCGCTCCGTCGATGCGCTCAGCGACATCGACCTGGAGATCGCCGCCGGCGAGACCCTGGGCGTGGTCGGCGAATCCGGATCAGGCAAGACGACGCTCGGGCGCTTGGCGCTGGGGCTTCTGGCGCCGGATTCCGGCCAGGTCGAGTTCGCCGGCAACCGTGTGGAACGTCGCCAGGGCTATCCCAAGGGCGCCGTTGCCGCGGTCCTGCAACATCCGCAATGGTCGCTGAACCCGCGACTGCGGATCGGCACTTCCATCGGCGAACCCATCGCCGTCCTCAAGCGCACGCCCCGGGCCGAGCTGGCCGAGGCGGTCGCGACCATGCTGGACCTGGTCGGGCTCGATCCGCGCATGGCCAAGCGCTATCCGCACGAGCTCTCCGGCGGCCAGCGGCAGCGTGCATCCATCGCCCGGGCGCTGGTGACGCGGCCGAAGTTCATCGTCTTCGACGAAGCGACCAGCGCGCTTGACGTCTCCATGCAGGCGCAGATCTTGAACCTGGTCCTGTCGCTCCAGGAGAAGATCGGCTTCGCCGCGATGTTCATCTCCCACGATCTCGCCGCGGTGCGCTATGTCGCGTGGACCGTCGCGGTGCTCTATGCCGGAAAGCTGATGGAGAAGACCGCCAGCCGCGTCCTCTACCGCTCAGCCCATCATCCCTATACGCGCTGCCTCCAGCAGGCGAGCGGCCTTATCGATCAGCCGACGTACCGGTTGAATCCCGGCCAGCGCCCGGCGAGCGAGGTCGGCTGCGTCTTGCGCAACCGCTGCCCGATGGCCATCCCGATCTGCTCCGATCTGCCGCCGCCCCTTCATCAGCAGAACGGCGGCCTCGTCGCTTGCCATCGCGCCGAGGAGCTGGCCAGCGCCGCGTGA
- a CDS encoding isochorismatase family protein encodes MTDIASAAERAFFEDRGFAAKMGFGQRPALLVVDFSLAFTDPAMPLGSVVDGPIAETNRLLAAAHAMKVPVFFTVISYDEDDIGDAGVWRLKITSLSTLKASTRGVELDPRLDRRPNDPLILKKYASCFFGTDLASRLQIRGIDTLLVAGCATSGCVKATVIDACQLGFRPMIAREAVADRSAPAHAQSLWDMDAIYGDVLPVDEIVAYMESLS; translated from the coding sequence ATGACGGACATCGCATCCGCAGCCGAGCGGGCGTTTTTCGAGGACAGGGGCTTTGCGGCGAAGATGGGGTTCGGCCAGCGCCCCGCGCTGCTGGTCGTCGATTTCAGCCTTGCTTTCACCGATCCGGCGATGCCGCTCGGCTCTGTCGTGGACGGGCCGATCGCCGAGACCAATCGGCTGCTTGCGGCTGCGCATGCCATGAAGGTCCCGGTCTTCTTCACGGTGATCAGCTACGACGAGGACGATATCGGCGACGCCGGCGTGTGGCGGCTGAAGATCACCAGCCTGTCGACGCTGAAAGCTTCGACGCGGGGCGTCGAGCTCGACCCGCGCCTCGACCGCCGCCCAAATGACCCGCTCATCCTCAAGAAATACGCAAGCTGCTTCTTCGGCACCGATCTGGCGTCCCGCCTGCAGATCCGCGGCATCGATACGCTGCTCGTCGCCGGTTGCGCTACCAGCGGCTGCGTCAAGGCGACGGTGATCGACGCGTGCCAGCTCGGCTTCCGGCCGATGATTGCCCGAGAAGCGGTCGCCGACCGCTCGGCCCCGGCCCACGCCCAGAGCCTGTGGGACATGGACGCCATCTATGGCGACGTTCTCCCGGTGGACGAGATCGTCGCCTATATGGAAAGCCTGTCCTGA
- a CDS encoding isochorismatase family protein: MTDQAADAFFRDRGFAQALGFGARPALVVVDFINGFTDPDLPLGSRADEAIERANILIDAARGAALPVFFSTVSYVDPDLRDAGIWVQKIRGLATLRAGTPAVEQDARLHRAPGDGLLVKKYASCFFGTDFASRLQSLRIDTLIIAGCTTSGCVRATAIDACQSGFRPMVAREAVSDRSPAAHAQSLVDIETKYGDVLSVAEILAHLKEQTGVERRST; the protein is encoded by the coding sequence ATGACCGATCAGGCAGCGGACGCGTTCTTTCGCGATCGGGGCTTCGCACAGGCCCTCGGATTCGGTGCGCGCCCCGCCCTGGTCGTGGTCGATTTCATCAACGGCTTCACCGATCCCGATCTGCCGCTCGGCTCCCGCGCCGACGAGGCGATCGAGCGGGCCAACATCCTCATCGACGCTGCCCGTGGCGCCGCGCTCCCGGTGTTCTTCTCGACCGTGAGCTATGTGGATCCTGATCTTCGCGATGCCGGAATCTGGGTCCAGAAGATTCGCGGCCTCGCCACTCTCCGTGCGGGCACTCCGGCCGTGGAGCAGGATGCGCGTCTGCATCGTGCGCCGGGCGACGGCCTCCTCGTCAAGAAATATGCGAGCTGCTTCTTCGGCACTGACTTCGCCTCGCGGCTACAGAGCCTGCGGATCGACACGCTGATCATCGCGGGCTGCACGACCAGCGGCTGCGTTCGCGCGACCGCGATCGATGCTTGCCAGAGCGGCTTCCGCCCGATGGTCGCGCGGGAAGCCGTGTCGGATCGCTCGCCGGCCGCACACGCCCAGAGCCTCGTCGACATTGAGACGAAATACGGCGATGTACTTTCGGTGGCCGAGATCCTCGCCCATCTCAAGGAGCAGACGGGCGTCGAGAGGAGGAGCACATGA